The following are from one region of the Microbacterium paraoxydans genome:
- a CDS encoding MFS transporter: protein MTASVDRASIGLRSERGPILGALMLATGLIAIDATILATAVPSIVRDLGSYQQFPWLFSVYLLAQAVSVPIYSRFADTVGRKPIILLGIALFLLGSVLCGFAWSMPALIVFRIIQGIGAGAVAPMSMTIVGDIYTVAERAKVQGYVASVWAVSSVVGPALGGIFAQLDAWRWIFWINVPLCLIAGWMLLRTYREQKQTQRHSIDYGGAVLLTIGLTALILGMLEGGNAWAWLSVPSALCFGIGAVALVAFGFVERRVAEPIVDLRLVTRRLILTTTLVSLGIGALMLGVTSFAPAYLEGSLGIAPLLSGLAVAALTLGWPLAAANAGRLYLRIGFRRTTLIGMSITTVAAVALAAVASWPNPFVVAGIAFLLGFGLGWSAAPTLIAAQASVGWGERGAVTGMNAFARSAGSAVGVAVFGAISNAVIAQGAGPDDPATIVHASVWVFVAVAVTAVLTLLAASFMPKDRVEERSGESGS, encoded by the coding sequence GTGACTGCCTCCGTCGACCGCGCCTCCATCGGACTCCGGTCGGAGCGGGGACCCATCCTCGGCGCGCTCATGCTCGCCACCGGCCTCATCGCGATCGATGCCACGATCCTGGCGACCGCGGTGCCGAGCATCGTGCGCGACCTCGGCAGCTACCAGCAGTTCCCGTGGCTGTTCTCCGTGTATCTGCTGGCGCAGGCCGTGAGCGTGCCGATCTACTCGCGGTTCGCCGACACCGTGGGCCGCAAGCCGATCATCCTGCTCGGCATCGCCCTCTTCCTGCTCGGATCCGTCCTCTGCGGCTTCGCCTGGAGCATGCCGGCGCTGATCGTGTTCCGCATCATCCAGGGCATCGGTGCCGGTGCCGTCGCGCCGATGTCGATGACCATCGTCGGTGACATCTACACGGTGGCCGAGCGCGCCAAGGTGCAGGGATACGTCGCCAGCGTCTGGGCCGTCTCCTCGGTGGTGGGCCCCGCACTCGGCGGCATCTTCGCCCAGCTCGACGCCTGGCGCTGGATCTTCTGGATCAACGTGCCCCTGTGCCTGATCGCCGGATGGATGTTGCTGCGCACGTACAGGGAGCAGAAGCAGACCCAGCGCCACAGCATCGACTACGGCGGAGCGGTGCTGCTCACCATCGGACTCACGGCGCTCATCCTCGGCATGCTGGAGGGTGGGAACGCCTGGGCATGGCTGTCCGTGCCGAGCGCCCTCTGTTTCGGGATCGGGGCGGTCGCGCTGGTCGCCTTCGGGTTCGTCGAGCGCCGGGTGGCGGAGCCGATCGTCGATCTGCGCCTCGTGACCCGTCGGCTCATCCTCACGACCACGTTGGTCTCGCTCGGCATCGGGGCCCTGATGCTCGGCGTGACGAGCTTCGCCCCGGCCTACCTCGAGGGATCCCTGGGGATCGCCCCGCTGCTGTCGGGTCTGGCGGTGGCCGCTCTGACACTCGGCTGGCCGCTCGCCGCCGCGAACGCCGGACGGCTGTACCTGCGCATCGGCTTCCGTCGTACCACTCTCATCGGCATGAGCATCACGACCGTTGCGGCCGTCGCGCTCGCCGCCGTCGCCTCCTGGCCGAACCCGTTCGTCGTCGCCGGCATCGCGTTCCTCCTCGGCTTCGGGCTCGGGTGGAGTGCGGCCCCGACCCTCATCGCCGCACAGGCCTCGGTCGGCTGGGGAGAGCGCGGAGCGGTGACCGGGATGAACGCGTTCGCGCGGTCAGCGGGAAGCGCCGTGGGTGTGGCGGTGTTCGGGGCGATCTCGAACGCGGTCATCGCGCAGGGTGCGGGACCCGACGACCCCGCGACGATCGTCCACGCGTCGGTGTGGGTTTTCGTCGCGGTCGCCGTGACCGCGGTTCTCACCCTCCTGGCGGCGTCGTTCATGCCGAAGGACAGGGTCGAGGAGCGCTCCGGGGAGTCGGGCTCCTAG
- a CDS encoding sulfurtransferase, with protein MSHFVSATELHDLLDDGAPIRVVDVRWRLDRPEAGPGDYRSGHIPGAVFASLDQELSTPGAPTEGRHPLPSTETLQAAARRWGVRQGDTVVAYDDTKGLAAARAWWLLRQAGVDVRVLDGGLRAWTAAGYDLATDDVVPETGDVVLADPGQDALSIDEAAAFPETGVLLDVRAPERYRGETEPLDPIAGHIPGARNLPTTRHLDETGRIRDRDTVRATLAEIGITAETPVAAYCGSGITAAHTALVLQEVGIPAKVFPGSWSQWSNTPGRPVATGDQPG; from the coding sequence ATGAGCCACTTCGTCTCCGCGACCGAACTCCACGACCTCCTCGACGACGGCGCCCCGATCCGGGTCGTCGACGTGCGCTGGCGCCTCGATCGTCCCGAGGCGGGCCCGGGCGACTACCGCTCGGGTCACATCCCTGGCGCGGTGTTCGCGTCGTTGGATCAGGAGCTCTCCACGCCCGGAGCGCCCACCGAGGGTCGGCATCCGCTCCCGTCGACGGAGACCCTGCAGGCGGCGGCCCGGCGTTGGGGCGTGCGGCAGGGCGACACCGTCGTGGCCTACGACGACACCAAGGGACTTGCGGCGGCCCGGGCGTGGTGGCTACTGCGGCAGGCCGGGGTCGACGTCCGGGTGCTCGACGGCGGGCTGCGCGCCTGGACCGCGGCCGGATACGACCTGGCGACCGACGACGTCGTGCCGGAGACCGGCGACGTCGTCCTCGCGGATCCCGGCCAGGATGCCCTCTCGATCGACGAGGCGGCGGCGTTCCCGGAGACCGGGGTCCTGCTCGATGTGCGCGCCCCGGAGCGCTACCGCGGCGAGACCGAGCCGCTCGACCCGATCGCCGGACACATCCCCGGTGCCCGGAACCTCCCCACCACGCGGCACCTCGACGAGACCGGGCGCATCCGAGACCGTGACACGGTGCGGGCGACGCTCGCCGAGATCGGGATCACCGCGGAGACGCCGGTCGCGGCCTACTGCGGATCGGGCATCACGGCGGCGCACACGGCTCTGGTCCTGCAAGAGGTGGGCATCCCGGCGAAGGTCTTCCCCGGCTCCTGGAGCCAGTGGTCGAACACGCCGGGCCGGCCGGTCGCGACGGGCGATCAGCCGGGCTGA
- a CDS encoding GTP cyclohydrolase II: protein MIETSTVAAERTRVRVPLRFADGFTTTADVVTFDGLVDGREHLLLGLGDWQAALARSAEGGDAPLVRPHSECLTGDVFGSERCDCGPQLREAVERIAAEGGFLLYLRQEGRGIGLYAKLDAYALQDAGLDTYEANVALGRGEDERDYTVAAQMLRALGVDRIRLLSNNPDKAAQLDRLGIHVTERVRTEVHLSEANSRYLQAKRDHTAHTIDLTAA from the coding sequence ATGATTGAAACTTCAACGGTCGCCGCGGAGCGTACCCGCGTGCGGGTACCCCTGCGCTTCGCGGACGGCTTCACCACGACGGCCGACGTGGTGACCTTCGACGGCCTCGTGGACGGACGCGAGCACCTGCTGCTCGGCCTCGGCGACTGGCAGGCGGCTCTCGCCCGCTCCGCCGAAGGCGGGGACGCCCCTCTCGTCCGCCCGCACAGCGAGTGCCTCACGGGAGACGTGTTCGGCTCGGAGCGCTGCGACTGCGGACCGCAGCTGCGGGAGGCCGTGGAGCGGATCGCCGCGGAGGGCGGCTTCCTCCTGTACTTGCGGCAGGAAGGCCGCGGCATCGGGCTCTACGCCAAGCTCGACGCCTACGCCCTGCAGGACGCCGGTCTCGACACCTACGAGGCGAACGTGGCCCTCGGCCGCGGCGAGGACGAGCGGGACTACACCGTCGCGGCGCAGATGCTGCGAGCGCTGGGCGTGGACCGCATCCGCCTGCTCAGCAACAACCCCGACAAGGCCGCGCAGCTCGACAGGCTCGGAATCCATGTCACCGAACGGGTGCGCACCGAAGTGCACCTGTCGGAGGCGAACTCGCGCTACCTCCAGGCGAAGCGCGACCACACGGCGCACACGATCGACCTGACCGCGGCGTGA
- a CDS encoding MarR family winged helix-turn-helix transcriptional regulator yields MTETRHPRRLDDDELATWLPIIRFVQLLPQVLDRALKDEVGLNHARYAILVTLAGQGEDAVTMTELARIAGLSRSRLSHALDSLEERGWVERTSCSTDKRTLSATLTPAGREMLRAAAPVHVAQIRELILDPLSAEDRQRLQDILGALLPGVTAAL; encoded by the coding sequence ATGACCGAGACGCGGCACCCGCGGCGGCTCGACGACGACGAGCTCGCGACGTGGCTGCCGATCATCCGGTTCGTCCAGCTGCTGCCCCAGGTCCTCGACCGGGCACTGAAGGATGAGGTGGGCCTGAACCACGCCCGCTACGCGATCCTCGTGACCCTCGCCGGGCAGGGCGAGGACGCCGTCACCATGACCGAGCTCGCGCGCATCGCCGGACTCAGCCGATCGCGGCTGAGCCACGCCCTGGACTCCCTGGAGGAGCGCGGGTGGGTGGAGCGGACGTCGTGCTCCACGGACAAGCGCACGCTCTCCGCGACGCTGACCCCGGCGGGCCGGGAGATGCTCCGGGCGGCCGCGCCCGTCCACGTCGCCCAGATCCGCGAGCTCATCCTCGACCCGCTGTCCGCGGAGGATCGGCAGCGGCTGCAGGACATCCTGGGCGCGCTGCTTCCCGGCGTCACGGCGGCGCTGTGA
- a CDS encoding helix-turn-helix domain-containing protein — translation MADIVPFPRAPHPVRPPSSGPEPLWRDLLGDQLRRRRHDRGETLSETAEKAGVSPQYLSEVERGRKEPSSEMIAAIAGALDATLVELTSAVAEELRQAAPAAAVVTASRGAFALAA, via the coding sequence ATGGCCGACATCGTCCCGTTCCCCCGCGCCCCGCATCCCGTCCGTCCGCCGTCGAGCGGCCCCGAGCCGCTGTGGCGCGACCTGCTCGGGGATCAGCTCCGGCGGCGGCGCCATGACCGCGGGGAGACCCTCAGCGAGACCGCGGAGAAGGCCGGGGTCTCGCCCCAGTACCTCTCCGAGGTCGAGCGCGGTCGGAAAGAGCCGTCCAGCGAGATGATCGCCGCGATCGCCGGGGCCCTGGACGCCACCCTCGTGGAGCTCACGAGCGCGGTCGCCGAGGAGCTTCGTCAGGCCGCGCCCGCTGCGGCGGTGGTGACGGCCTCCCGCGGCGCCTTCGCCCTCGCCGCCTGA
- a CDS encoding ClpP family protease → MSGYTIPNVIAQHPRGERVMDVYSHLLAERVIYLGTGIDAGVANALIAQLLHLDADSPETGVQFYINSEGGDPGAALAIYDTMQHIRPRIATTCVGQAIGPAALLVAAGAPGERAALAHARIVLHQPAGQSRGAIPDLILAADEVVRVRADMETILGRHTGRSLAELRADTDRDRVFTAAAALDYGLIDTVLGPRDPEAR, encoded by the coding sequence ATGAGCGGCTACACGATCCCGAACGTCATCGCCCAGCATCCGCGGGGCGAGAGGGTCATGGACGTGTACTCGCATCTGCTCGCCGAACGCGTCATCTACCTCGGCACCGGCATCGACGCGGGGGTGGCCAACGCCCTCATCGCGCAGCTCCTGCACCTCGACGCGGACAGCCCGGAGACCGGTGTGCAGTTCTACATCAACAGCGAGGGCGGCGACCCCGGTGCCGCGCTGGCGATCTACGACACCATGCAGCACATCCGTCCGCGGATCGCGACGACCTGCGTCGGGCAGGCCATCGGTCCGGCGGCCCTGCTCGTCGCGGCGGGAGCGCCGGGGGAGCGGGCGGCCCTCGCCCACGCGCGCATCGTGCTGCATCAGCCGGCCGGTCAGTCGCGCGGAGCCATCCCGGACCTCATCCTCGCGGCCGACGAGGTCGTGCGGGTGCGCGCGGACATGGAGACGATCCTGGGTCGGCACACCGGCCGCTCCCTCGCGGAGCTCCGCGCCGACACCGACCGGGACCGGGTCTTCACCGCCGCCGCCGCCCTCGACTACGGCCTCATCGACACCGTGCTCGGTCCCCGTGATCCGGAGGCACGATGA
- a CDS encoding ClpP family protease, producing MSEYKPLPQFGPEARRALFHERVLVLDGALDDDNGTLLMTQILGLSAEDPAADIALWIHSPGGSVPSMLAIRDLMHLIPNDVSTLALGLACSAGQFLLSAGTKGKRRALPHARILMHQGSAGIGGSAVEIEAQADDLRHMRDTVLGLIADDTGQPLARIFEDSLHDRWYTAAEAQEYGFVDEIVQSTAEIMPRRRARVGLGADA from the coding sequence ATGAGCGAATACAAGCCCCTCCCGCAATTCGGCCCCGAGGCCCGGCGCGCCCTGTTCCACGAGCGGGTGCTCGTCCTCGACGGCGCCCTCGACGACGACAACGGCACCCTCCTGATGACGCAGATCCTCGGCCTCTCCGCCGAGGATCCGGCGGCCGACATCGCCCTCTGGATCCACTCGCCGGGCGGGTCCGTGCCATCGATGCTGGCGATCCGCGACCTCATGCACCTCATCCCGAACGACGTCTCCACCCTCGCCCTCGGCCTCGCCTGCAGCGCCGGGCAGTTCCTGCTCTCCGCGGGGACGAAGGGCAAGCGGCGCGCTCTCCCGCACGCGAGGATCCTCATGCACCAGGGCTCGGCGGGGATCGGCGGATCGGCGGTCGAGATCGAGGCGCAGGCCGACGACCTCCGGCACATGCGCGACACCGTCCTCGGCCTCATCGCCGACGACACCGGTCAGCCCCTCGCCCGGATCTTCGAGGACTCCCTCCACGACCGCTGGTACACCGCGGCCGAGGCGCAGGAGTACGGGTTCGTCGACGAGATCGTGCAGTCGACGGCGGAGATCATGCCGCGTCGTCGTGCGCGCGTGGGATTGGGGGCGGACGCATGA
- a CDS encoding acyl-CoA thioesterase, with protein MAKQKAPAWQSEDGLNFRTRKWVRPEDLNANGTLFGGSLLKWIDEEAAIYAIVQLGNYRVVTRHISAITFEASAVQGDLIEIGLQATRFGTTSLTMRAVARNMITRKRILTIDEIVFVSIGEDGLPTPHGYDEITYDRDRMPTERIATGTIPLPKR; from the coding sequence ATGGCGAAACAGAAAGCACCCGCATGGCAGTCCGAGGACGGCCTGAACTTCCGCACCCGCAAATGGGTGCGCCCGGAAGACCTCAACGCGAACGGCACGCTGTTCGGCGGAAGCCTGCTGAAGTGGATCGACGAGGAGGCCGCGATCTACGCGATCGTGCAGCTCGGCAACTACCGCGTCGTCACCCGGCACATCTCCGCCATCACGTTCGAGGCGTCGGCGGTGCAGGGCGACCTCATCGAGATCGGGCTGCAGGCCACCCGATTCGGCACCACCTCGCTCACCATGCGGGCCGTCGCGCGCAACATGATCACCCGCAAGCGCATCCTCACCATCGACGAGATCGTGTTCGTCAGCATCGGCGAGGACGGCCTGCCCACCCCGCACGGCTACGACGAGATCACCTACGATCGCGACCGCATGCCCACCGAGCGTATCGCCACCGGCACGATCCCCCTCCCGAAGCGCTGA
- a CDS encoding trans-sulfuration enzyme family protein codes for MTAPLHPDTVAVHSGRADLEALGVHALPIDLSTTNPLPDVERGGDSYEAMATGGRPPQDGSMVYARLWNPTVARFEDALAELEHAEAAVAFGSGMAAMTAVILAHTGATGARHVVAVRPLYGGTDHLLGSGLLGVETTYCRPDEVSAALRADTGLVVVETPANPTLEVADIAEVVRQAGSVPVVVDNTFATPVLQNPIDHGAAMSLHSATKYLGGHGDVIAGVVACDETTAEALRRVRAVTGGLLHPLGAYLLHRGLTTLPVRVRHQQESARRIVQWLVDRPEVAEVFYPGLDGDPRGILERQLRGPGAMIALRLRGGYAAAAAVAGGTRLFTHAVSLGGVDSLIQHPAALTHRPVPAEARPAADVLRLSIGLENLDDLLADLAHAFAALADPPLSVPPTPESASHMGVART; via the coding sequence ATGACCGCACCGCTGCATCCCGACACCGTGGCCGTCCACAGCGGCCGTGCCGACCTCGAGGCGCTCGGGGTCCACGCCCTGCCGATCGACCTCTCCACGACGAATCCGCTGCCCGACGTCGAGCGTGGCGGTGACTCCTACGAGGCGATGGCCACCGGGGGCCGCCCGCCGCAGGACGGCAGCATGGTCTACGCCCGCCTCTGGAATCCGACGGTCGCGCGCTTCGAGGATGCGCTCGCCGAGCTGGAGCACGCCGAGGCCGCCGTCGCCTTCGGCTCCGGGATGGCGGCCATGACCGCCGTGATCCTCGCGCACACGGGTGCCACGGGAGCGCGGCACGTCGTCGCGGTGCGTCCGCTCTACGGAGGGACCGACCACCTGCTCGGGTCCGGTCTGCTCGGCGTGGAGACGACGTACTGCCGTCCCGACGAGGTCTCCGCCGCCCTGCGCGCCGACACCGGACTCGTCGTCGTGGAGACGCCGGCGAACCCGACCCTCGAGGTCGCGGACATCGCCGAGGTCGTGCGGCAGGCGGGGAGCGTGCCGGTCGTGGTCGACAACACGTTCGCGACCCCCGTGCTGCAGAACCCGATCGACCACGGCGCGGCGATGTCGCTGCACAGCGCCACCAAATACCTCGGCGGCCACGGTGATGTCATCGCCGGCGTCGTCGCCTGTGACGAGACGACCGCGGAGGCGCTGCGTCGCGTGCGTGCGGTGACCGGGGGGCTCCTGCACCCGCTCGGCGCGTACCTGCTGCACCGCGGTCTCACGACCCTGCCGGTCCGCGTGCGGCACCAGCAGGAGAGTGCTCGTCGCATCGTGCAGTGGCTGGTCGATCGGCCCGAGGTCGCCGAGGTCTTCTATCCCGGGCTCGACGGGGATCCGCGCGGCATCCTGGAACGGCAGCTCCGCGGGCCGGGGGCGATGATCGCGTTGCGGCTGCGCGGCGGCTATGCAGCGGCGGCGGCGGTGGCCGGGGGGACCCGCCTCTTCACGCACGCCGTGTCGCTCGGGGGTGTGGACTCCCTCATCCAGCACCCCGCCGCGCTCACGCACCGCCCGGTCCCCGCGGAGGCGCGTCCCGCCGCCGACGTCCTGCGTCTGTCCATCGGCCTTGAGAACCTCGACGATCTCCTCGCCGACCTCGCGCACGCCTTCGCCGCTCTCGCCGACCCACCCCTTTCCGTGCCTCCCACCCCGGAAAGTGCGTCACATATGGGGGTGGCTCGTACATAA
- a CDS encoding Lrp/AsnC family transcriptional regulator, producing MAKAQLDEIDLELLAALSRDAAVTNKALAHRLGLAESTCAHRIRGLRERGVIRDTRVRLDGSALGYPLQAIIKVRLAHHTGPKVTALFDALVAIPRVLQVFHVAGVDDFLVHVAVQDATALRDIVLEHITVHPVVRGTETQLVFELRDGTGFLPR from the coding sequence TTGGCGAAAGCGCAACTCGACGAGATCGACCTGGAGCTGCTCGCCGCCCTGAGCCGCGATGCGGCCGTCACCAACAAGGCTCTGGCCCACCGCCTCGGACTCGCGGAATCCACCTGCGCCCACCGGATCCGCGGCCTGCGCGAGCGCGGAGTCATCCGCGACACGCGCGTCCGCCTCGACGGCTCCGCTCTCGGCTACCCCCTGCAGGCGATCATCAAGGTCCGCCTCGCGCATCACACCGGGCCCAAGGTCACGGCGCTCTTCGACGCGCTCGTCGCGATCCCCCGGGTGCTTCAGGTGTTCCACGTCGCCGGCGTCGACGACTTCCTCGTGCACGTGGCCGTGCAGGACGCGACCGCTCTCCGCGACATCGTGCTCGAGCACATCACCGTCCACCCCGTCGTCCGCGGCACCGAGACCCAGCTCGTGTTCGAGCTCCGCGACGGCACGGGTTTCCTCCCCCGCTGA
- a CDS encoding AMP-binding protein, whose product MSRRATPATEAIRGMRDLLFTHATDYDAARREFAWPDLTAFNFALEWFDVIAGENPDRPAVQIVEADLSLRSWTYGELSARSDQVAAWLRSLGIDRGDHVIVMLNNTIELWEVMLAITKLGAVSIPTSTLLSASDLAYRIEHGRAGAVVTLGALADRLEGIDPDVLRIGVGASLPADWKRFADAAATTEEFVPDGPTPAGDTALLYFTSGTTNRPKLVQHTHVSYPVGHLSTMWWLGVRPDDVHLNISSPGWAKHAWSSFYSPFLAEATVFVYNYDRFDANTLMEVMDTHHVSTFCAPPTVWRMLLQADLSRLAHPPRELVGAGEPLNPEVIDRVREAWGGTIRDGFGQTEMTACIGNSPGQTVKVGSMGRPLPGYPVVLLDPSTGEVVEDEGEIALDLAQPPLGLMAGYYDDPEKTAESRAGGFHHTGDIAVRDADGYLTYIGRSDDVFKASDYKISPFELESVLLEHDLVVEAAVIPSPDPTRLAVPKAYVCLTPDAGADEAAAARAVFGYAHERLSSHLWVRIIEFVPELPKTISGKIRRVELRARESARVAAGDEARQHRDRDYR is encoded by the coding sequence ATGAGCCGTCGTGCCACCCCCGCCACCGAAGCGATCCGCGGGATGAGGGACCTCCTCTTCACGCACGCCACGGACTACGACGCCGCACGCCGCGAGTTCGCCTGGCCCGACCTGACCGCCTTCAATTTCGCGCTCGAGTGGTTCGACGTCATCGCCGGAGAGAACCCCGACCGTCCGGCCGTGCAGATCGTCGAGGCCGACCTCAGCCTCCGGTCCTGGACGTACGGCGAGCTCTCCGCCCGCTCCGACCAGGTCGCCGCCTGGTTGCGCAGCCTCGGCATCGACCGCGGCGACCACGTGATCGTCATGCTCAACAACACGATCGAGCTGTGGGAGGTGATGCTCGCGATCACGAAGCTGGGCGCGGTGTCGATCCCGACCTCGACGCTGCTGTCGGCCTCCGACCTCGCGTACCGCATCGAGCACGGCCGCGCCGGCGCCGTCGTCACCCTCGGCGCCCTGGCCGACCGCCTCGAGGGGATCGACCCCGACGTCCTGCGCATCGGGGTCGGCGCGTCGCTGCCTGCCGACTGGAAGCGGTTCGCGGATGCGGCCGCGACCACGGAGGAGTTCGTCCCGGACGGCCCGACGCCCGCCGGCGACACGGCCCTGCTGTACTTCACGTCCGGCACGACGAACCGCCCGAAGCTCGTGCAGCACACCCACGTCTCCTACCCGGTCGGCCACCTCTCCACGATGTGGTGGCTCGGCGTGCGCCCGGACGACGTGCACCTCAACATCTCCTCCCCCGGGTGGGCCAAGCACGCCTGGTCGAGCTTCTACTCCCCCTTCCTGGCCGAGGCGACGGTGTTCGTCTACAACTACGACCGCTTCGACGCGAACACGCTCATGGAGGTCATGGACACCCACCACGTCTCGACGTTCTGCGCCCCGCCCACGGTCTGGCGCATGCTCCTCCAGGCCGACCTCTCCCGACTCGCGCACCCTCCGCGCGAGCTCGTCGGCGCCGGCGAGCCGCTGAACCCCGAGGTCATCGACCGGGTGCGCGAGGCGTGGGGCGGCACGATCCGCGACGGCTTCGGCCAGACCGAGATGACCGCCTGCATCGGCAACTCCCCCGGGCAGACCGTCAAGGTCGGCTCGATGGGCCGTCCGCTGCCCGGCTACCCGGTCGTGCTGCTCGACCCGTCGACGGGCGAGGTCGTGGAGGACGAGGGCGAGATCGCGCTCGACCTCGCACAGCCGCCGCTCGGCCTCATGGCGGGGTACTACGACGATCCGGAGAAGACCGCGGAGTCGCGGGCCGGGGGCTTCCACCACACCGGGGACATCGCCGTGCGCGACGCCGACGGCTACCTCACCTACATCGGACGCTCCGACGACGTGTTCAAGGCCTCCGACTACAAGATCTCACCGTTCGAGCTCGAGTCCGTGCTGCTGGAGCACGACCTCGTGGTCGAAGCGGCCGTCATCCCCAGCCCCGACCCCACGCGCCTCGCGGTGCCGAAGGCCTACGTGTGCCTGACGCCGGACGCGGGCGCGGACGAGGCCGCCGCCGCGCGCGCCGTGTTCGGCTACGCGCACGAACGGCTGTCCTCGCACCTGTGGGTGCGGATCATCGAGTTCGTGCCGGAGCTGCCGAAGACCATCTCCGGGAAGATCCGCCGCGTCGAGCTGCGGGCACGCGAGAGCGCCCGCGTGGCCGCGGGCGACGAGGCGCGGCAGCACCGCGACCGCGACTACCGCTGA
- a CDS encoding MATE family efflux transporter: protein MATTLTTGRPWRVILAFSIPLLLGNVVQQLYQFADAIVVGRHLGVQSLAAVGATGSLLFLLLGFAWGLTSGFAIPIAQAFGARDDAAVRRSVATGVLLSGITSVVLTVVAPLIAGPILALLQTPPELMAEATVFTQISFLGAGATMFFNYLSAIIRAIGDSKTPLVFLTVSCALNVGLVVLMVGPLEWGVAGAALATVVAQAVSVILCLEFVRRRLPMLHLRRSDWRISRTDIADHLRLGLPMGFQASIIAIGTLTVQVALNTLGADAVAAYTTASRVDSLAVALLSSLGLAVSMYAAQNHGGRRPDRIRRGVVEAAWMAVAAAIVLGGLLIAFGAPMVRLFVGDGSDDVVDMAHRMLIINGCGYWALGMLFVLRGALQGLGHTLVPTVTGVIELVMRVVAAVVLGAMIGFDGVALSNPLAWVGAIVLLVPAYVKAHRALATQPVAPAEATETSAIAIVGPTDGSMVVDAVVTRPVRVVPPRRLRWPVRR from the coding sequence ATGGCCACCACCCTCACCACGGGCCGTCCGTGGCGCGTCATCCTCGCCTTCTCGATCCCGCTCCTGCTCGGCAACGTCGTGCAGCAGCTCTACCAGTTCGCCGACGCGATCGTCGTCGGACGCCACCTCGGCGTCCAGTCCCTCGCCGCCGTCGGCGCGACGGGCAGCCTGCTCTTCCTGCTCCTCGGCTTCGCCTGGGGTCTGACGAGCGGCTTCGCCATCCCCATCGCCCAGGCCTTCGGTGCGCGCGACGACGCCGCCGTGCGCCGCTCGGTCGCCACGGGTGTGCTCCTCAGCGGCATCACGAGCGTGGTCCTCACGGTGGTCGCGCCGCTCATCGCCGGGCCGATCCTCGCGCTGCTGCAGACGCCGCCCGAGCTCATGGCCGAGGCGACGGTGTTCACGCAGATCAGCTTCCTCGGCGCGGGCGCGACGATGTTCTTCAACTACCTCTCCGCCATCATCCGCGCCATCGGCGACTCGAAGACCCCGCTGGTGTTCCTCACGGTCTCCTGCGCGCTCAACGTCGGCCTCGTGGTGCTCATGGTCGGTCCGCTGGAGTGGGGCGTCGCGGGTGCCGCGCTCGCCACCGTGGTCGCACAGGCCGTCTCGGTGATCCTCTGCCTGGAATTCGTGCGCCGGCGGCTGCCCATGCTGCACCTGCGTCGCTCGGACTGGCGCATCTCCCGGACCGACATCGCCGACCACCTGCGCCTCGGTCTCCCCATGGGCTTCCAGGCCTCGATCATCGCGATCGGGACCCTCACGGTGCAGGTCGCCCTCAACACTCTCGGCGCCGACGCGGTCGCGGCCTACACGACGGCGTCCCGCGTGGACAGCCTGGCGGTCGCCCTGCTCTCCTCGCTCGGGCTCGCCGTGTCGATGTACGCGGCGCAGAACCACGGTGGTCGTCGCCCCGACCGTATCCGGCGCGGTGTGGTCGAGGCCGCCTGGATGGCGGTCGCGGCGGCGATCGTCCTCGGCGGGCTGCTCATCGCGTTCGGCGCGCCGATGGTCCGGCTGTTCGTCGGGGACGGCTCGGACGATGTCGTCGACATGGCGCACCGCATGCTCATCATCAACGGCTGCGGCTACTGGGCGCTCGGCATGCTCTTCGTGCTCCGCGGCGCGCTGCAGGGACTCGGCCACACGCTGGTCCCGACGGTCACCGGCGTGATCGAGCTCGTGATGCGCGTCGTCGCCGCCGTCGTCCTCGGGGCGATGATCGGTTTCGACGGCGTGGCCCTCAGCAACCCGCTCGCCTGGGTGGGCGCGATCGTGCTCCTCGTGCCGGCCTACGTCAAGGCGCATCGCGCGCTGGCGACGCAGCCCGTGGCGCCGGCCGAGGCCACCGAGACCTCCGCGATCGCGATCGTCGGCCCCACCGACGGCTCGATGGTGGTGGACGCGGTCGTCACCCGCCCGGTCCGCGTCGTGCCGCCCCGCCGGCTGCGGTGGCCGGTCCGGCGCTGA